CAAGCAGCGCTCGGTGTTTCAGGATGGCGCCGAAAGCATGGGCATCGACGGCGAACTGTCGATGAAAATCTTCGATCTGGTAGAGAAATTTGCCGGTTACGGCTTTAACAAATCGCACTCGGCTGCCTACGCGCTGGTCTCCTATCAAACGTTGTGGCTGAAAGCGCACTATCCGGCGGAATTCATGGCGGCGGTGATGACCGCGGATATGGACAATACCGAGAAGGTGGTTGGCCTGGTGGATGAGTGCTGGCGTATGGGCCTCAAGGTGCTGCCGCCGGATATCAACTCCGGTCTGTATCAATTTCACGTTAATGATGAAGGCGAGATCGTTTACGGCATCGGCGCAATCAAAGGCGTGGGTGAAGGCCCGATCGAGGCGATCCTTGAAGCACGTAACCAGGATGGCTATTTTAAAGAGCTGTTTGATCTCTGCGCGCGCACCGATACCAAAAAGATCAATCGGCGGGTGATGGAAAAACTGATCATGTCCGGCGCTTTTGATCGCCTTGGCCCACACCGGGCGGCGTTGATGAGTGCGCTGCCCGATGCGCTGAAAGCCGCGGATCAGCATGCCAAAGCGGAAGCCATCGGCCAGTCAGACATGTTCGGCGTGCTGGCGGAAGAGCCGGAGCAGGTGGAGAAATCCTATGCCAGCGTGACCCGTTGGCCAGAGCAGGTTCAGCTGGATGGTGAACGCGAAACGTTAGGATTGTATCTAACCGGGCATCCGATTAATCAGTACCTTAAAGAGATCGAGCGTTATGTTGGCGGCGTGCGCCTGAAAGAGATGCACCCAACGGAACGTGGTAAGATCATTACCGCAGCCGGATTAGTGGTGTCGGCGCGTGTGATGGTAACCAAACGCGGTAACCGTATCGGCATCTGTACGCTTGACGATCGATCCGGTCGTCTTGAGGTCATGTTATTTACCGATGCCCTCGATAAGTATCAGCATTTGCTGGAAAAAGACCGTATCCTGCTCGTCAGCGGACAGGTCAGCTTCGATGATTTCAGCGGCGGGCTTAAAATGACCGCACGCGAAGTGATGGACATTGACGAAGCACGCGAAAAGTATGCTCGCGGGCTTGCTATCTCGCTGACGGACAGGCAAATTGATGACCAGCTTTTAAACCGTCTCCGTCAGTCCCTGGAGCCCCATCGTTCGGGAACCATTCCGGTGCATCTCTACTATCAGAGAGAGGACGCGCGGGCGAAGCTGCGCTTTGGTGCAGCGTGGCGTATTTCGCCCAGCGATCGTTTGCTCAACGATCTGCGATCGTTGATCGGTTCGGAGCAGGTGGAACTGGAGTTTGACTAAAACAGGAACATTATGAGTCTTAATTACCTGGATTTTGAACAGCCAATCGCGGAACTGGAAGCGAAGATTGATTCGCTTAAGTCGGTTGGCCGTCAGGATGAGAAACACGATATTAATCTGGATGAAGAAGTGCAGCGCCTGCGCGAAAAAAGCGTTGAGCTGACACGGAAAATATTCTCAGATTTGGGTGCCTGGCAAATTGCCCAGTTGGCGCGTCATCCGTTGCGCCCTTATACCTTTGATTATGTGCGTAACATCTTTACTGACTTTGACGAGCTGGCGGGCGATCGCGCCTATGCAGACGACAAAGCCATTGTTGGCGGTACCGCGCGTATTGATGGCCGGCCTGTGATGATCATTGGTCATCAGAAAGGACGTGAAACCAAAGAGAAGATTCGCCGTAACTTTGGTATGCCCGCTCCGGAAGGCTATCGCAAAGCGCTGCGCCTGATGGAAATGGCCGAGCGCTTTAAAATGCCGATCATTACTTTTATCGATACGCCGGGTGCTTACCCGGGCGTGGGTGCAGAAGA
The sequence above is drawn from the Duffyella gerundensis genome and encodes:
- the accA gene encoding acetyl-CoA carboxylase carboxyl transferase subunit alpha gives rise to the protein MSLNYLDFEQPIAELEAKIDSLKSVGRQDEKHDINLDEEVQRLREKSVELTRKIFSDLGAWQIAQLARHPLRPYTFDYVRNIFTDFDELAGDRAYADDKAIVGGTARIDGRPVMIIGHQKGRETKEKIRRNFGMPAPEGYRKALRLMEMAERFKMPIITFIDTPGAYPGVGAEERGQSEAIARNLREMSGLKVPVICTVIGEGGSGGALAIGVGDKVNMLQYSTYSVISPEGCASILWKSADKAPLAAEAMGIIAPRLKELKLIDSVIPEPLGGAHRHPLEIAASLKSQLLADLADLDVLNTEELLNRRYQRLMSYGYA